CAACGCCACCTACAATTGCCTGGACAGGCACTTGACCGACGGCCGGCGCAACAAGGCGGCGCTGATCTGGCAGGGCGAGGACGACGGGGATGTGCGCACCTACACCTACCAGATGCTGCATGACGAAGTCTGCCGCTTTGCCAATGTGCTGCGAAAAATGGGCGTGAAAAAGGGCGACCGGGTAAGCCTTTATCTGCCCATGATTCCGGAACTGGCCATCGCCATGCTGGCCTGCGCCCGCATCGGCGCGCCGCACAGCATCGTGTTCGCCGGATTTTCCTCCCACAGCCTGCGCGACCGCATCAACGACTGCGAGGCCAAGGTGGTGGTGACAAGCGACGCCGTCATCCGCTCCGGCAAGACGATACCGCTCAAGCCCAACGCCGACGAAGCCGTCAAGGAATGCGCCTGCGTCGAAAAGGTCGTGGTGGTGCGCCATGCCGGCAACGAAATCGACATGCTCCCCGGCCGCGACCTGTGGTGGCACGACGTCATGAGCGACCACGACGTCCAGGGCTGCTGCGAGCCCGAGCCCATGGACGCCGAGGACGTGCTGTTCATCCTCTATACCTCCGGCTCCACGGGCAAGCCCAAGGGCGTCTACCACACCACCGGCGGCTACCTGACCTACGCCGCCCACACGAGCCAGCTCGTCTTCGACCTGCACGACGACGACATCCACTGGTGCACGGCCGACATCGGCTGGATCACCGGCCATTCCTACATCGTCTACGGACCGCTGGCGCTCGGGGCCACCTCGCTCATGTTCGAGAGCGTGCCCACCTACCCGGCTCCGGACCGGTTCTGGCAGATCTGCGAAAAGTTCAAGGTCAACATCTTCTACACCGCGCCGACGGTCATCCGGTCGCTGATGCGCTCCGGCCCGGCCTGGACCCAGAAGCACGACCTGTCGTCGCTGCGCATCCTCGGCTCGGTGGGCGAGCCCATCAACCCCGAGGCCTGGATGTGGTACCACGACCATATCGGCCACGGGAAACTGCCCATTGTGGACACCTGGTGGCAGACCGAAACCGGCGGGCTCATGATCTCCCCCCTGCCCTAC
Above is a genomic segment from Solidesulfovibrio fructosivorans JJ] containing:
- the acs gene encoding acetate--CoA ligase, translated to MIADNIESLMHEQRRYEPPEEGRERAHVKSMEEYEAIYKRSIEDPDGYWGECAAELLTWFKPWDSVLEYDFDKPEIKWFAGGKLNATYNCLDRHLTDGRRNKAALIWQGEDDGDVRTYTYQMLHDEVCRFANVLRKMGVKKGDRVSLYLPMIPELAIAMLACARIGAPHSIVFAGFSSHSLRDRINDCEAKVVVTSDAVIRSGKTIPLKPNADEAVKECACVEKVVVVRHAGNEIDMLPGRDLWWHDVMSDHDVQGCCEPEPMDAEDVLFILYTSGSTGKPKGVYHTTGGYLTYAAHTSQLVFDLHDDDIHWCTADIGWITGHSYIVYGPLALGATSLMFESVPTYPAPDRFWQICEKFKVNIFYTAPTVIRSLMRSGPAWTQKHDLSSLRILGSVGEPINPEAWMWYHDHIGHGKLPIVDTWWQTETGGLMISPLPYATTLKPGSASLPLPGIDPIIVDNENKEVGPDQGGFLVIRKPWPGMLRGIWNAPERFKQQYFAGFKGRYESGDGARRDTEGYFWIMGRVDDVINVSGHRMGTAEIESALVSHPTVAEAAVVGMPHEVKGQSIYAYVTLKAGYEENEELLKALKLHVRKEIGPIAAPEVIQFAPGLPKTRSGKIMRRILRKIASNEVESLGDTSTLADPSVVTELIEGKKKLFG